The genome window GACGCTTGAGGATGCCGAGGCGATGGCCGCCGTGCAGAACGCCATCTTCGCCGCCGGGCGGCGCAAGGCGCCGACCGATCCGGCGACGGTGCGCGCGACCTACCTGCAGCATGCCGACCGCCTCCAGTGCGTGCTGGCCGAGGGCGCCGACGGAGGCGTCCTCGGCTTCCAGTCGCTGCGCATCGCGCGCGTCGGCAATGCCTACGATGTCGCCGAGGGCTGGGGCATCATCGGTACCCATGTCGATCCGCGTGCGGCGCGGCGCGGGGTCGGCAGTGCGCTGTTC of Xanthomonas sacchari contains these proteins:
- a CDS encoding GNAT family N-acetyltransferase, which translates into the protein MRIRPATLEDAEAMAAVQNAIFAAGRRKAPTDPATVRATYLQHADRLQCVLAEGADGGVLGFQSLRIARVGNAYDVAEGWGIIGTHVDPRAARRGVGSALFRATCAAARSAGLTQIDASIAADNALGQAYYEAIGFRTYRTPPGLVCKVYRLDGPAAAG